A stretch of the Candidatus Jettenia sp. AMX2 genome encodes the following:
- the uvrA gene encoding excinuclease ABC subunit UvrA, producing the protein MSNNNCIIVRGAREHNLKGVNIAIPRDQLVVITGVSGSGKSSLAFDTIYAEGQRRYIESLSSYARQFLDQIQKPDVELIEGLPPTIAIEQRTCPSSPRSTVATVTEIYDYLRLLYARIGTPYCHLCKCIITRQTADQIVQRIMEIPEGTRIMLLAPLIKGKKGEHREIFQLIRQKGFVRARVDNDIVDLSTIPKLARYKTHRIDIIVDRLVVREDIRKRLYDSIEICLELGSGVMLVSQEDEKKWTDYILSERYACPQCGMGYEEITPRMFSFNSPYGTCPACDGLGNTLDFDPELVIPDKNLCIKDGAIDAWQNWGTLTQAHYTNQTREFSRIFSNSTAVPFRKLPKETVDALMFGTKDFEGVIPNLKRIYGKTTSDHVMKRLSGYMNYRTCTACRGSRLRPESLSVKINNKSINEIMDFTTEEALCFFKTLKLTAQQSIIAKQILKEIQSKLCFMIDVGLHYLTLGRSSDTLSGGEAQRTQLAKQAGSGLVGVCYVLDEPTIGLHPRDSKRLLKMLHALRNSGNTVILVEHDEYTIRNSDYIFDLGPGAGEEGGSVVAHGTLNEIITNPNSITGKYLKHVFNIELPAKRRDIQFNHSIEIRGARAHNLKSVNVKIPLKNFCCVTGVSGSGKSTLVKDVLHRALTKSLYGSYKPPGEHDEILGTGLIDKIIEIDQSPIGRTPRSNPATYTKVFDLIRSLFAATPEAKVRGYTAGRYSFNISGGRCEACKGQGIKKVEMHFLPDMYVVCEECEGKRYNQATLEVTYKDKNISEVLDMRIGEACQFFKNIPKIESILRTLRDVGLGYIKLGQSSTSLSGGEAQRIKLAAELSRQSTGKTLYVLDEPTTGLHFADIQQLLRMLHQLVDRGNTVLVIEHNLEVIKTADYIIDLGPEGGAGGGEVVATGTPEQVAMAESSYTGRFLREVLFEGQH; encoded by the coding sequence ATGTCAAATAATAATTGTATTATTGTTCGGGGTGCCCGTGAACATAATCTGAAGGGCGTCAATATTGCCATTCCGCGTGATCAGCTTGTCGTTATTACCGGTGTTAGTGGCTCTGGAAAATCATCTCTTGCCTTTGATACTATTTATGCAGAAGGCCAGCGCCGGTATATCGAAAGCCTTTCTTCATATGCACGGCAATTTTTGGATCAGATACAAAAACCTGATGTAGAACTCATTGAAGGTCTTCCTCCGACTATTGCGATTGAACAGCGTACCTGCCCTTCCAGTCCGCGTTCAACCGTGGCAACGGTTACTGAAATCTATGATTATTTGCGTCTTCTCTACGCAAGGATTGGTACTCCTTATTGCCATCTTTGTAAATGTATTATCACACGCCAGACTGCCGACCAAATTGTTCAAAGAATAATGGAAATTCCGGAGGGTACCAGGATAATGCTGCTGGCGCCACTAATTAAGGGCAAGAAAGGTGAGCACAGGGAAATATTTCAATTAATACGACAAAAGGGTTTTGTGCGCGCCCGTGTCGATAATGATATTGTAGATCTCAGTACCATCCCCAAACTGGCGCGTTATAAAACGCACAGGATTGATATTATTGTGGACAGATTGGTAGTAAGAGAAGACATTCGGAAACGCCTTTACGATTCAATAGAAATTTGCCTCGAGTTAGGTAGTGGAGTTATGCTGGTAAGCCAGGAGGATGAAAAAAAATGGACAGATTATATTCTTAGTGAGCGATATGCATGCCCTCAGTGCGGAATGGGTTATGAAGAAATAACTCCCCGCATGTTCTCATTTAACAGTCCCTATGGCACCTGTCCTGCGTGCGATGGTTTAGGAAATACCCTTGATTTTGATCCTGAATTAGTTATTCCGGATAAAAACCTGTGCATCAAAGATGGTGCAATTGATGCATGGCAGAATTGGGGGACATTAACGCAGGCGCATTATACTAATCAAACCAGGGAGTTCTCCAGGATCTTTTCCAATTCTACGGCTGTACCATTCAGAAAATTGCCGAAAGAAACTGTTGATGCCCTGATGTTTGGTACAAAAGATTTTGAAGGAGTAATTCCCAATCTTAAACGTATCTATGGAAAAACAACGAGCGATCATGTTATGAAGCGGCTTTCAGGTTATATGAATTACAGAACTTGTACGGCTTGCAGAGGGTCCCGATTACGGCCTGAGTCACTCTCTGTAAAAATTAACAATAAGTCCATTAATGAGATTATGGACTTTACCACGGAGGAAGCCCTTTGCTTTTTTAAAACCCTAAAGTTAACTGCTCAGCAATCGATAATTGCCAAACAGATCCTTAAAGAAATCCAAAGCAAGCTTTGTTTTATGATAGATGTCGGATTGCATTATTTAACTTTGGGGCGCAGCAGCGACACCCTTTCGGGTGGTGAGGCACAGAGAACGCAACTAGCAAAACAGGCTGGTTCTGGTCTTGTTGGTGTTTGTTATGTCCTTGATGAACCAACGATCGGGCTTCATCCAAGAGATAGTAAACGTCTCTTAAAGATGTTACATGCATTACGAAACAGCGGGAATACCGTTATTCTTGTAGAACATGATGAGTATACCATTCGTAATTCTGATTATATTTTTGATTTAGGTCCCGGTGCAGGTGAAGAAGGCGGCAGCGTTGTTGCTCATGGCACGTTGAATGAAATTATTACGAATCCCAACTCAATAACGGGGAAGTATCTCAAACATGTTTTTAACATTGAGCTTCCCGCAAAAAGAAGGGATATCCAATTCAATCATTCCATCGAAATAAGAGGGGCGCGTGCCCATAATCTGAAATCTGTGAACGTTAAAATTCCGTTAAAAAACTTTTGTTGCGTTACCGGAGTGTCCGGTTCAGGAAAAAGTACCCTTGTCAAGGATGTTCTCCATCGTGCTCTTACCAAATCACTCTATGGCAGTTACAAGCCACCAGGAGAGCATGATGAAATTCTGGGAACCGGGCTTATCGATAAAATTATAGAGATAGATCAATCACCGATCGGCCGTACTCCCCGTTCAAATCCTGCAACCTATACAAAAGTATTTGATTTAATCCGCTCTCTCTTTGCAGCAACCCCGGAGGCAAAGGTACGCGGTTATACAGCAGGAAGATATAGTTTTAATATCAGCGGCGGGAGATGTGAAGCATGCAAAGGACAGGGAATAAAAAAAGTCGAAATGCATTTTTTACCTGACATGTATGTTGTTTGTGAAGAGTGTGAAGGGAAAAGATACAACCAGGCAACATTAGAAGTTACTTATAAAGATAAGAATATCTCAGAAGTTCTGGATATGCGGATTGGAGAGGCTTGTCAATTCTTCAAAAACATTCCAAAAATTGAAAGTATCTTAAGAACACTGAGAGACGTTGGTCTTGGTTATATCAAATTAGGGCAGTCGAGTACCTCTCTGTCAGGTGGGGAGGCTCAGAGAATTAAACTTGCTGCAGAACTTTCAAGGCAATCTACGGGGAAAACCTTGTATGTTCTCGATGAGCCTACAACCGGGTTGCATTTTGCCGATATACAGCAGCTTCTCAGAATGTTACATCAGTTGGTTGACCGGGGAAATACTGTTCTCGTCATAGAACACAACCTGGAGGTCATTAAGACTGCAGATTATATTATTGATTTAGGTCCCGAAGGTGGCGCAGGAGGTGGTGAGGTTGTTGCTACCGGTACACCTGAGCAGGTTGCAATGGCTGAAAGTTCTTATACAGGAAGATTCTTAAGGGAGGTGCTTTTCGAAGGACAGCACTGA
- the gspE gene encoding type II secretion system ATPase GspE — translation MEIKAAMCGIGDILLEIGKVSKSDLERANEVQRQTGQKLGRILIDLGTVSEEDLRLAYSKLLQIPIWEKKKDDCYPLLESIPKIFLISNRVLPLNVHDERLDVALADPLDSLLLETIALSTNKQVNVFAGCEKDILASLEDLYESGEKEEDTVASTIEVMEDVEQLRDMASEAPVIRLVNSILTRAIEIGASDVHLEIFEKNTRLRYRVDGVLREFTPPPREIYHAIISRIKIMAKLNIAEKRLPQDGRIKMKVAGKEVDLRVSIIPMSQGEGVVLRILDRTAVMLNLEMLGFSNEFLQKFRRVIHKPEGMLLVTGPTGSGKTTTLYAVLQELITPEIKIVTIEDPVEYSMEGVSQIQVNAQIEVTFASGLRSILRHDPDIILIGEIRDRETASIAIQASLTGHLVFSTLHTNDSASAFTRLMDMGIEDYLISSCVIGVLAQRLVRRTCEKCREAYIPGEDLRHTVGLKEGAFLYKSNGCDGCNHMGFKGRKCIAEFLHVDDTIRRLILSRKDSGEIMKEAAKRGTKTLWEDGLESVRRGETTLDELLRVSSDT, via the coding sequence ATGGAAATCAAAGCAGCAATGTGTGGTATCGGAGATATACTCCTTGAGATTGGAAAGGTCTCAAAATCCGATCTGGAACGTGCCAATGAGGTACAAAGACAAACTGGACAAAAATTAGGACGTATCCTTATCGATTTGGGAACTGTTTCTGAAGAAGACCTGCGGCTTGCATACAGCAAGCTGCTGCAAATTCCCATATGGGAAAAGAAAAAGGATGATTGTTATCCTTTGCTGGAATCAATCCCTAAGATATTTCTCATATCAAACAGAGTACTCCCCCTGAACGTGCATGACGAACGATTGGATGTTGCCTTGGCTGACCCGCTGGATTCACTCCTGCTCGAAACAATTGCTTTATCAACAAACAAGCAGGTAAATGTCTTTGCCGGTTGTGAAAAGGATATTCTGGCTTCCCTTGAAGACCTTTATGAATCAGGAGAAAAAGAGGAAGATACCGTTGCTTCCACCATTGAAGTAATGGAAGACGTGGAGCAATTACGTGATATGGCGTCTGAGGCACCAGTTATCCGCCTGGTTAACAGCATACTGACAAGGGCAATTGAAATTGGGGCAAGTGATGTGCATCTGGAAATTTTTGAAAAAAATACCCGGTTACGATATCGTGTTGACGGGGTATTACGTGAATTCACACCTCCTCCCCGGGAAATTTACCATGCCATTATTTCACGCATAAAGATTATGGCAAAGCTCAATATCGCTGAAAAACGGTTACCTCAGGATGGACGTATCAAGATGAAAGTTGCAGGGAAAGAGGTAGATTTAAGGGTTTCGATTATTCCCATGAGTCAAGGAGAAGGTGTGGTTCTGAGGATTCTGGACAGAACTGCGGTAATGCTAAATTTGGAGATGTTAGGATTCAGCAATGAATTTTTACAGAAATTCCGGCGGGTAATTCATAAACCTGAAGGCATGCTGCTGGTAACAGGCCCTACGGGAAGCGGAAAGACTACCACATTATACGCAGTTCTTCAAGAACTGATCACGCCAGAAATAAAAATTGTAACGATAGAGGACCCCGTTGAATATAGCATGGAAGGAGTAAGCCAAATACAGGTAAATGCTCAGATAGAAGTAACATTTGCCTCTGGTTTACGATCTATTTTAAGGCATGACCCTGACATAATTCTTATTGGTGAAATCAGGGACAGGGAAACAGCATCCATTGCAATTCAAGCTTCCCTGACCGGCCACCTTGTTTTTTCCACACTTCATACAAATGATTCGGCATCAGCCTTTACCCGCTTAATGGACATGGGGATTGAGGATTATTTAATCTCCTCTTGTGTTATCGGTGTTCTCGCCCAGCGACTAGTACGGAGGACATGTGAAAAATGTCGCGAGGCATACATCCCTGGTGAAGACCTGCGTCACACTGTGGGATTAAAAGAAGGTGCTTTTTTGTACAAATCCAACGGCTGTGATGGATGTAACCATATGGGATTCAAAGGAAGAAAGTGTATTGCTGAGTTTTTGCACGTAGACGATACTATACGGCGCCTTATCTTATCCCGCAAAGATTCCGGAGAGATTATGAAAGAAGCAGCCAAAAGAGGGACAAAGACCTTATGGGAAGACGGACTGGAATCAGTCCGAAGGGGTGAAACAACATTAGATGAATTATTGCGGGTGTCCTCCGATACCTAG
- the gspG gene encoding type II secretion system major pseudopilin GspG, whose translation MKNSLIVRLLKNGGFTLLELLIVMIIIGLLAALIGPKMVGRVGESRQTVAKQQIEGFSSALEMYKLDTTRYPSQEVGLEALVTQPQGVTNWKGPYLTKRIIPKDPWGNEYVYIYPGQHGDYDIISYGADGKPGGESEDKDITSWE comes from the coding sequence ATGAAAAATAGTCTAATCGTCCGACTATTAAAAAACGGAGGTTTTACTTTACTCGAATTATTAATCGTAATGATTATCATTGGGTTGCTTGCAGCATTGATTGGCCCTAAAATGGTAGGACGCGTCGGTGAATCGCGCCAAACTGTAGCAAAGCAACAAATAGAGGGGTTCTCCAGTGCACTTGAGATGTACAAGCTGGATACAACAAGATATCCGTCGCAGGAGGTGGGTTTAGAGGCTTTAGTAACACAACCACAAGGAGTTACTAACTGGAAAGGTCCCTATCTGACAAAAAGAATTATCCCGAAAGACCCATGGGGAAACGAATATGTTTATATCTATCCCGGGCAGCACGGAGATTACGATATCATATCATATGGCGCCGATGGTAAACCGGGCGGAGAAAGTGAAGATAAAGATATAACAAGCTGGGAATAA
- a CDS encoding prepilin-type N-terminal cleavage/methylation domain-containing protein, with amino-acid sequence MEHIKMQKNSGFSFIELIVVLVIIGIIAGIALPRYTSSFDSLHFRKKMSELVSFLRETRIEAILTGKTTRVTLDYSKGICWNDKGKILRMPSEIEIFTDRIEARNEQTKVFEFYSNGTAQEAKLGFAYHNMTAVLYIEPLGGLVYFRVNEEMSQTVRYARDSDMPTDEELKKIILIEKK; translated from the coding sequence ATGGAGCATATTAAAATGCAGAAAAACAGTGGTTTTTCATTCATTGAATTGATTGTTGTTCTGGTAATTATTGGGATTATAGCAGGTATAGCACTGCCCCGGTATACGAGCTCTTTCGATTCCCTTCATTTCAGAAAAAAGATGTCAGAATTGGTCTCATTTCTCAGAGAGACACGCATTGAAGCCATACTCACCGGCAAGACAACACGGGTAACTCTTGATTACTCCAAAGGAATTTGCTGGAATGATAAGGGGAAAATACTCAGGATGCCTTCCGAAATAGAGATTTTTACTGATAGAATAGAGGCACGAAACGAGCAAACAAAAGTATTTGAGTTTTATTCAAACGGAACCGCTCAGGAAGCTAAATTAGGTTTTGCTTACCATAATATGACGGCTGTATTATACATAGAACCTCTAGGAGGACTAGTCTATTTTCGGGTAAATGAAGAAATGTCCCAAACCGTTCGTTATGCAAGGGATAGTGATATGCCAACTGACGAAGAACTTAAAAAAATAATACTTATTGAAAAAAAATAA
- the dnaA gene encoding chromosomal replication initiator protein DnaA — translation MSNDIGQPNSTLDIAARWKTISEVEKDFILKNILSEIKKVVTAQQFDIWFSGLRIHSITDNSILFVAPNDFIKEWLCNHYSDVFSAAIYKILNTLREVIFLTENETYGQALTTPFPNTSASQGYNNFEENYSIYPNKYYCFENFVIGSCNRLAHAAAIAVSESPGHAYNPLFIHGMSGLGKTHLLHAINNVVISKRTLKTLYISCERFVNHYISTIRTNNWDAFRRLYRNVDVLLIDDIHFFENSQGCREEFFHTFNTLYNARKQIVITSDCPPESIHSLEDRLVSRFKWGLLCGIDSPAFETRIAIIEKKACLCGINLSYETASYLAENIPGSIRELEGAITRLSKELKMTKNNITLDLVKKVTREISGNKKTVSIEAVLDAVSRRFNVSVSQLQSKCRVRNLALSRQIAMHLSRKLTNMSLVEIGGYIGGRDHSTVIHADEKIAKMSKKDKNLLFILQKLESELQK, via the coding sequence ATGTCTAACGATATTGGACAACCAAACAGTACACTGGATATTGCGGCAAGGTGGAAAACCATTTCTGAAGTTGAAAAAGACTTCATATTGAAAAATATTCTGTCCGAAATCAAAAAAGTAGTTACTGCACAGCAATTTGATATATGGTTCTCCGGTCTCAGGATACATTCAATTACAGATAATAGTATACTATTTGTTGCTCCCAATGACTTCATAAAGGAATGGCTTTGTAATCATTATTCGGATGTGTTTTCTGCTGCCATTTATAAAATCCTGAATACGTTGCGCGAAGTAATTTTCTTGACGGAAAACGAAACATACGGGCAGGCATTAACAACCCCTTTCCCAAATACTTCTGCTTCGCAAGGCTACAATAATTTTGAAGAAAATTACTCTATTTATCCAAATAAGTATTATTGTTTTGAAAATTTTGTTATTGGCTCATGTAACAGATTGGCGCATGCAGCAGCTATTGCTGTATCTGAATCTCCAGGACATGCGTATAATCCTCTTTTTATTCATGGAATGTCCGGTTTGGGTAAGACGCATCTTCTCCATGCAATAAATAATGTGGTGATATCGAAGCGTACCTTGAAAACTTTGTATATTTCCTGTGAACGGTTTGTAAACCATTATATTTCTACTATACGGACAAATAATTGGGATGCATTCAGAAGGTTGTACAGAAACGTAGATGTGCTGTTGATTGATGATATCCATTTTTTTGAAAATTCTCAGGGATGCAGGGAAGAGTTTTTTCATACATTTAATACGCTCTATAATGCCAGAAAGCAAATTGTTATAACGAGTGATTGCCCGCCGGAGTCTATACATTCACTGGAGGACAGGCTTGTTTCCCGCTTTAAATGGGGACTGTTGTGTGGTATAGATAGTCCGGCTTTTGAAACACGGATTGCGATTATTGAAAAGAAGGCATGTCTCTGTGGTATTAACCTGTCATATGAAACCGCCTCATACCTTGCTGAGAATATACCTGGCAGCATAAGAGAGCTTGAAGGGGCTATTACAAGATTAAGTAAAGAATTAAAAATGACAAAGAATAATATTACGCTGGATCTGGTTAAAAAGGTTACCCGTGAAATATCGGGAAATAAAAAGACCGTTAGTATAGAAGCCGTTCTTGATGCTGTTTCACGCAGATTTAATGTAAGTGTATCGCAACTTCAATCAAAATGCAGGGTGAGGAATCTTGCCTTGTCAAGGCAGATTGCAATGCATCTTTCAAGAAAGTTGACAAATATGTCATTGGTGGAAATAGGGGGATACATTGGCGGAAGGGACCACTCTACCGTAATTCATGCGGATGAGAAGATAGCAAAAATGTCAAAAAAAGACAAAAACCTTCTTTTTATATTACAAAAATTAGAAAGTGAATTACAAAAATAG
- the dnaN gene encoding DNA polymerase III subunit beta, giving the protein MNLTFAGSDLFRGFNVVASIIPSSSVKNVLQGIKLAVQDRKAELTATDLEILVRYVLPVKDCTDDGGIILPAVRVNNILREWAGNDEVSMLIEGNNCTIRSKGGYFKIVGEDPGQFPEVHANNITGFVEVDGEIISDMVGKVIHAISTVKARSTLCGVFLTIYEDDIIMVAADGNRLSSIKRKVNNPGSLSMHGIVTAKCLTFLQRFTSESKGILKLGISESQIRFVGEKGEVISQLIDGQYPRYEEVIPKGNDKKAEINKDELLSAVRMASFMTTEGYRVVKFILRNGKLILVSKAMDVGETELEIPANYDGQEVEICFNPDYVLDVLKVSDNDVIVIELKDNNSAAIFRTGYDQLNVVMPVELK; this is encoded by the coding sequence ATGAATTTAACTTTTGCTGGTAGTGATTTATTCAGAGGATTTAATGTCGTTGCTAGTATAATTCCCTCTTCATCGGTAAAGAATGTATTGCAGGGGATAAAGTTGGCAGTTCAGGATAGAAAAGCAGAACTGACTGCAACAGACCTGGAGATATTAGTACGCTATGTATTGCCGGTAAAGGATTGCACAGATGATGGTGGCATTATTTTACCTGCAGTGCGTGTTAATAATATTCTCAGGGAATGGGCGGGTAACGATGAAGTGTCTATGCTGATAGAGGGGAATAATTGTACGATAAGATCGAAGGGCGGGTATTTCAAAATAGTTGGTGAAGATCCAGGACAATTTCCTGAAGTGCATGCAAATAACATTACTGGTTTTGTGGAAGTTGATGGTGAGATCATTAGTGACATGGTTGGAAAGGTTATCCATGCAATATCAACGGTAAAAGCCAGAAGTACTTTGTGTGGTGTTTTTCTTACTATCTATGAAGATGATATTATTATGGTTGCAGCAGATGGTAACAGGCTTTCCAGCATAAAGCGTAAGGTAAATAATCCCGGCAGCCTTTCCATGCATGGGATTGTAACTGCTAAATGCTTAACATTCCTGCAACGGTTTACGTCTGAATCCAAAGGGATACTAAAGCTTGGAATAAGTGAGTCACAAATACGTTTTGTTGGTGAAAAAGGTGAAGTGATCTCCCAACTAATAGATGGTCAGTATCCAAGATATGAAGAAGTTATTCCGAAGGGGAATGATAAGAAGGCAGAAATTAATAAGGATGAATTGCTTTCTGCTGTAAGAATGGCATCATTTATGACTACCGAGGGATATCGGGTGGTAAAATTTATCCTCAGAAATGGTAAGCTCATCCTTGTATCAAAGGCGATGGATGTCGGAGAGACGGAGTTAGAAATCCCTGCTAACTATGACGGGCAAGAAGTTGAGATATGTTTTAATCCGGATTATGTTCTGGATGTGCTGAAGGTTTCCGATAACGACGTGATCGTCATAGAATTAAAAGATAATAATAGTGCGGCAATATTCAGAACGGGCTACGACCAATTAAATGTTGTAATGCCTGTAGAATTAAAATAA
- a CDS encoding DUF721 domain-containing protein yields MRGELPERYFSTRDRIVKIGKILKESFPKRRGQDKTVQQFKEVWKHVVNDDICTKTAITGFKSGILYVTVESSVMIHYLTNFKKTAIIDELNNKIGRKYIQDIRFKTGVL; encoded by the coding sequence GTGAGAGGTGAATTGCCTGAAAGGTATTTCTCTACCAGGGACAGGATTGTAAAAATCGGTAAAATATTAAAAGAATCATTTCCGAAAAGGAGAGGCCAGGATAAGACCGTTCAGCAGTTTAAAGAAGTATGGAAGCATGTGGTAAATGATGACATCTGTACGAAAACTGCTATTACCGGTTTTAAAAGCGGTATATTGTATGTTACTGTGGAGTCATCTGTTATGATTCATTATTTGACTAATTTTAAAAAAACTGCTATCATTGATGAATTAAACAATAAAATTGGTAGAAAATATATACAAGATATTCGCTTTAAAACAGGAGTTTTATGA
- the gyrB gene encoding DNA topoisomerase (ATP-hydrolyzing) subunit B gives MKLEGSNLAIKHDAYDATSIKVLEGLEAVRKRPAMYIGDVTSKGLHHLVEEVVCNSVDEAVAGFCEIIFVKINIDGSLAVTDDGRGIPVDIHKETNKSALEVVMTTLHAGGKFENKSYKVSGGLHGVGVSVVNALSEWMEVEVKRDGHVYFQRYERGDVRTKVEVRGVTKKRGTKVVFKPDPEIFEEVNFCYETIAKRLREYAFLNKGLKITLTDERTDKSETFQYEGGIKAFVKELNEGKCVIHKDVIYFEKEADGIIIEVAMQYNDGYSEIVYSFANNINTPEGGTHLSGFRAALTRTLNNYAKSKGILSEEKPPTGDDYREGLTAIISVKLPNPQFEGQTKTKLGNREVQGLVEAIINEQLGIYCEETPSTAKSIINKGIEAARAREAARKARDLTRRKGALSSSSLPGKLADCSTRDFETSELFLVEGISAGGTAKQGRDRIFQAILPLKGVILNVEKARIDKMLGNEEIRTLISAMGTGIGVDDFNIANLRYSKIIIMTDADIDGAHIRTLLLTFFFRQMIDLIDKGHIYIAQPPLYKITKHKKHEYIYDDRELLRTLIALGTEGTVMELQNGKKERLDNLKLKKLLQLLMQLEEYSKILRKKGISFDRFLKLRDKKTGNFPLYKVSYRNTIKYVYSEEELEQFIKEREQEEGRELEILDEDDRPETKQSKEERALEYVEYHESKEIEKIVRMIENYIPSIDGYFEDRDKNKPGYLLVSGDTELYAYSLGDILLKIQEIGRKGLEIQRYKGLGEMNAEELAETTMNINTRTLLRVKVEDAAKADAIFSTLAGKDVQRRREFIEKHALEVKNLDI, from the coding sequence ATGAAGTTGGAAGGAAGTAATTTGGCTATTAAGCACGATGCATACGATGCCACGTCTATCAAAGTCCTTGAAGGCTTGGAAGCTGTTAGAAAAAGGCCGGCTATGTATATAGGGGATGTTACGTCGAAAGGCTTGCATCATTTGGTTGAAGAAGTTGTTTGCAACAGTGTTGATGAGGCAGTTGCTGGCTTCTGTGAAATTATCTTTGTAAAGATAAATATAGACGGGAGCCTTGCCGTAACAGACGACGGAAGGGGTATCCCTGTTGATATTCATAAGGAGACTAACAAATCGGCACTGGAAGTTGTTATGACTACATTACATGCAGGGGGTAAATTTGAAAATAAGAGTTACAAGGTATCAGGCGGGCTTCATGGGGTGGGGGTATCAGTTGTAAATGCCCTGAGTGAGTGGATGGAAGTAGAAGTAAAAAGAGATGGGCATGTATACTTTCAGCGTTATGAGAGAGGGGATGTAAGAACAAAAGTAGAGGTAAGAGGGGTTACGAAAAAACGGGGCACAAAGGTTGTTTTCAAACCAGATCCTGAAATATTTGAAGAGGTAAATTTTTGTTACGAAACCATAGCGAAAAGGCTCAGGGAGTATGCATTTCTGAATAAAGGACTCAAAATAACCCTTACCGATGAAAGAACCGATAAAAGCGAAACATTTCAATATGAAGGCGGCATAAAGGCATTTGTAAAAGAATTAAATGAAGGAAAATGTGTCATTCATAAAGATGTAATTTATTTTGAGAAAGAAGCAGATGGAATCATTATTGAGGTAGCAATGCAGTATAATGATGGCTACAGTGAGATTGTGTATTCATTTGCAAATAATATTAATACTCCTGAGGGTGGTACTCATTTAAGCGGTTTTCGGGCAGCATTAACCAGAACGCTCAACAACTATGCAAAAAGCAAAGGCATACTTAGCGAAGAGAAACCGCCTACTGGTGACGATTACAGGGAAGGACTAACGGCGATAATAAGTGTTAAACTGCCGAATCCGCAGTTTGAAGGGCAGACAAAGACCAAGCTGGGTAACAGGGAAGTTCAGGGCTTGGTGGAAGCCATTATTAACGAACAACTTGGAATCTATTGTGAAGAGACGCCATCTACTGCAAAGTCCATTATCAATAAAGGGATTGAAGCTGCAAGGGCGAGAGAAGCAGCCAGAAAAGCGAGGGATTTAACACGGAGAAAAGGTGCATTAAGCAGCTCCAGCCTGCCTGGAAAGCTTGCCGACTGTTCGACTCGTGATTTTGAGACATCTGAATTGTTTCTTGTGGAGGGAATATCGGCAGGTGGCACAGCAAAACAGGGGAGAGATCGCATATTTCAGGCTATCTTGCCACTAAAAGGCGTTATTTTGAATGTAGAAAAGGCCCGAATTGATAAAATGTTAGGCAATGAAGAGATACGTACCTTAATATCTGCTATGGGAACAGGTATTGGTGTTGATGATTTTAATATAGCCAATTTGCGTTATTCCAAAATAATTATCATGACGGATGCCGATATTGACGGTGCACATATCAGAACACTTCTCCTGACTTTTTTTTTCCGCCAGATGATAGATTTAATAGACAAAGGACATATTTACATAGCGCAGCCACCTCTCTATAAAATAACCAAACATAAAAAACATGAATATATTTATGATGACAGGGAATTGTTAAGAACGCTGATTGCCTTAGGGACAGAAGGAACTGTCATGGAACTCCAGAACGGAAAAAAAGAAAGATTGGACAATTTAAAACTGAAAAAACTATTACAACTTCTGATGCAATTAGAAGAATATAGTAAAATCTTGAGGAAAAAAGGAATATCTTTCGACAGATTTTTGAAATTAAGGGATAAAAAAACAGGAAATTTTCCTTTATATAAAGTATCGTACAGAAATACTATAAAGTATGTTTATTCAGAAGAGGAACTTGAGCAATTCATTAAGGAAAGGGAACAGGAAGAGGGACGGGAACTTGAGATACTGGATGAGGATGACAGGCCGGAAACCAAACAGAGTAAAGAGGAAAGGGCATTGGAATATGTAGAATATCACGAGAGTAAAGAGATTGAAAAAATAGTAAGAATGATAGAAAACTATATTCCTTCGATAGACGGATATTTTGAGGATCGGGATAAAAACAAGCCCGGATATCTTCTCGTTTCCGGAGATACAGAACTCTATGCATATTCTCTTGGCGATATATTATTGAAAATACAGGAGATCGGGAGAAAGGGTCTGGAGATACAGCGTTATAAAGGTCTTGGTGAAATGAATGCCGAAGAACTTGCAGAGACAACTATGAATATTAATACAAGAACATTACTGAGAGTAAAGGTGGAAGATGCTGCGAAGGCAGATGCAATCTTTAGTACCCTAGCGGGAAAAGATGTCCAGCGTAGGAGAGAGTTTATAGAGAAACATGCCCTTGAGGTTAAGAATTTAGACATATAA